In the Corythoichthys intestinalis isolate RoL2023-P3 chromosome 12, ASM3026506v1, whole genome shotgun sequence genome, one interval contains:
- the dhrs12 gene encoding dehydrogenase/reductase SDR family member 12 isoform X1 — MKWTVPLRSSERRCERPRVQRSGYEAAAKSFVASDLDVNVSGRSFLITGANSGLGKATAQEIANRGGVVHMVCRNKGRAEAAKEEIVELSKNQNVHVHIVDMSSAKQVWEFAQSFSQSNDLHVLINNAGCMVNQRELTEEGLEKNFATNTLGTYILTTALIPALKKAKDPRVVTVSSGGMLTQKLNVDDLQFEKGAFDGTMAYAQNKRQQVILTERWATQNKDIHFSSMHPGWADTPAVQSSMPSFHAKMQNKLRTEAMGADTVVWLAVSEAAAKQPSGLFFQDRHAVATHLPLAWSKSTTQDQDKLLATLHELALKFKP; from the exons ATGAAGTGGACAGTTCCTCTACGGTCCTCAGAGAGACGCTGTGAGCGACCACGGGTACAAAG GAGCGGCTACGAAGCGGCCGCCAAGAGTTTTGTAGCGTCTGATCTGGATGTGAACGTAAGTGGCCGCTCTTTCTTGATCACGGGCGCCAACAGCGGCCTGGGCAAAGCCACCGCGCAGGAAATCGCTAACAGGG GGGGAGTTGTGCACATGGTGTGTCGTAACAAGGGCAGAGCAGAAGCTGCCAAGGAGGAAATTGTGGAGCTCAGTAAGAACCAG AATGTTCACGTCCACATCGTCGACATGTCCAGCGCAAAACAAGTGTGGGAGTTTGCGCAAAGTTTCTCCCAGAGTAATGACCTTCATGTGCTG ATCAACAATGCAGGCTGTATGGTCAATCAGCGCGAACTGACAGAAGAAGGTTTAGAGAAGAACTTTGCTACCAATACCCTCG GCACGTACATCCTCACCACTGCACTTATACCAGCTTTGAAGAAGGCAAAGGATCCCCGAGTG GTGACGGTGTCGTCGGGTGGCATGTTAACGCAGAAACTCAACGTGGACGACCTGCAGTTTGAGAAGGGAGCCTTTGACGGCACCATGGCCTACGCTCAGAACAAA AGGCAGCAGGTCATACTGACCGAGAGATGGGCCACACAGAACAAAGATATCCACTTTTCCTCCATGCATCCGGGATGGGCCGACACACCGG CTGTGCAGTCGTCCATGCCATCTTTCCACGCCAAGATGCAGAACAAACTCCGCACGGAGGCCATGGGTGCAGACACGGTTGTGTGGCTGGCTGTATCCGAGGCCGCTGCCAAGCAGCCCAGCGGTCTGTTCTTTCAAG ATCGGCACGCTGTGGCCACGCACCTCCCACTTGCCTGGTCCAAGTCCACCACACAGGACCAAGACAAGCTCCTTGCGACACTCCACGAATTGGCGCTAAAGTTCAAACCTtga
- the dhrs12 gene encoding dehydrogenase/reductase SDR family member 12 isoform X2, whose translation MSMYRNAVWFMKGLQEYTKSGYEAAAKSFVASDLDVNVSGRSFLITGANSGLGKATAQEIANRGGVVHMVCRNKGRAEAAKEEIVELSKNQNVHVHIVDMSSAKQVWEFAQSFSQSNDLHVLINNAGCMVNQRELTEEGLEKNFATNTLGTYILTTALIPALKKAKDPRVVTVSSGGMLTQKLNVDDLQFEKGAFDGTMAYAQNKRQQVILTERWATQNKDIHFSSMHPGWADTPAVQSSMPSFHAKMQNKLRTEAMGADTVVWLAVSEAAAKQPSGLFFQDRHAVATHLPLAWSKSTTQDQDKLLATLHELALKFKP comes from the exons ATGTCAATGTACAGGAACGCAGTGTGGTTTATGAAAGGACTACAAGAATATACCaa GAGCGGCTACGAAGCGGCCGCCAAGAGTTTTGTAGCGTCTGATCTGGATGTGAACGTAAGTGGCCGCTCTTTCTTGATCACGGGCGCCAACAGCGGCCTGGGCAAAGCCACCGCGCAGGAAATCGCTAACAGGG GGGGAGTTGTGCACATGGTGTGTCGTAACAAGGGCAGAGCAGAAGCTGCCAAGGAGGAAATTGTGGAGCTCAGTAAGAACCAG AATGTTCACGTCCACATCGTCGACATGTCCAGCGCAAAACAAGTGTGGGAGTTTGCGCAAAGTTTCTCCCAGAGTAATGACCTTCATGTGCTG ATCAACAATGCAGGCTGTATGGTCAATCAGCGCGAACTGACAGAAGAAGGTTTAGAGAAGAACTTTGCTACCAATACCCTCG GCACGTACATCCTCACCACTGCACTTATACCAGCTTTGAAGAAGGCAAAGGATCCCCGAGTG GTGACGGTGTCGTCGGGTGGCATGTTAACGCAGAAACTCAACGTGGACGACCTGCAGTTTGAGAAGGGAGCCTTTGACGGCACCATGGCCTACGCTCAGAACAAA AGGCAGCAGGTCATACTGACCGAGAGATGGGCCACACAGAACAAAGATATCCACTTTTCCTCCATGCATCCGGGATGGGCCGACACACCGG CTGTGCAGTCGTCCATGCCATCTTTCCACGCCAAGATGCAGAACAAACTCCGCACGGAGGCCATGGGTGCAGACACGGTTGTGTGGCTGGCTGTATCCGAGGCCGCTGCCAAGCAGCCCAGCGGTCTGTTCTTTCAAG ATCGGCACGCTGTGGCCACGCACCTCCCACTTGCCTGGTCCAAGTCCACCACACAGGACCAAGACAAGCTCCTTGCGACACTCCACGAATTGGCGCTAAAGTTCAAACCTtga
- the wdfy2 gene encoding WD repeat and FYVE domain-containing protein 2, producing the protein MAAEIEPRPQVRKPCLLSKIDGFQDVVSAAVIIPKEDGVISLSEDRTIRVWMKRDSGQYWPSIYHTMPSSCSCMTFNPETRRLLVGMDTGSVCEFILSEDYNKITPARTYQAHQGKVTVVLYVLEMEWLLSTGQDKTFTWHCSESGQQLGMYHTSAWVSGLQFDVETRHAFVGDQSGQVTILKVEQDSCSLVTTFKGHTGSVTVLCWDPVQRVLFSGSSDHSIIMWDIGGRKGTAIELQGHNDKVQGLCYASHTRQLISCSSDGGIVIWNMDVTRQETPEWLDSDSCQKCEQPFFWNFKQMWDSKKIGLRQHHCRKCGQALCGKCSSKRSTIPLMGFEFEVRVCDGCHASITDEDRAPTATFHDSKHAIVYLHYEPTTGCLLTSGTDKVVKLWDMTPVVS; encoded by the exons atggcGGCGGAAATCGAACCGCGACCGCAGGTTCGGAAGCCATGTTTGCTGAGCAAAATCGACGGCTTTCAGGACGTGGTGAGCGCCGCGGTCATCATCCCCAAAGAGGATGGGGTCATCAGCTTGTCTGAGGACAG GACAATTAGGGTGTGGATGAAGCGCGACAGCGGCCAGTATTGGCCGAGCATCTACCACACTATGCCAT CCTCGTGCTCCTGCATGACCTTCAACCCAGAGACTAGGCGTCTGTTGGTGGGCATGGACACCGGAAGTGTTTGC GAGTTCATCTTGTCGGAGGATTACAATAAGATTACTCCCGCGCGCACCTACCAGG CACACCAGGGAAAAGTGACGGTGGTGTTGTATGTTCTGGAGATGGAGTGGCTACTGAGCACGGGTCAGGACAAAACCTTCACCTGGCACTGCTCAGAAAGCGGACAGCAGCTGGGAATGTACCACACATCTGCATGGGTGTCTGGACTGCA ATTTGACGTTGAGACTCGACACGCTTTTGTTGGCGACCAGTCAGGTCAAGTGACCATTCTGAAGGTGGAGCAGGACAGCTGTAGCTTAGTGACCACATTCAAGGGACACACTG GTAGCGTGACTGTGTTGTGCTGGGACCCGGTCCAGAGGGTTCTGTTCTCAGGCAGCTCGGATCACTCTATCATCATGTGGGACATCGGCGGGCGCAAAGGCACTGCCATCGAATTGCAAGGACACAA TGACAAGGTGCAAGGCTTATGTTACGCCTCGCACACGCGCCAGCTCATCTCGTGTAGCTCCGATGGCGGCATCGTCATCTGGAACATGGACGTGACGCGACAAGAA ACTCCTGAGTGGCTCGACAGCGATTCGTGTCAAAAATGTGAACAGCCTTTTTTCTGGAACTTCAAGCAAATGTGGGACAGCAAGAAAATTGGCTTACGACAG CATCACTGCAGGAAGTGCGGCCAGGCTCTGTGCGGAAAGTGCTCGTCCAAGCGCTCCACCATCCCGCTAATGGGCTTTGAGTTCGAAGTGCGCGTATGCGACGGCTGCCACGCTTCCATTACGGACGAAGA TCGTGCCCCCACGGCTACCTTCCATGACAGCAAGCACGCCATTGTGTACTTGCATTACGAGCCTACCACCGGGTGCCTGCTCACTTCTGGCACTGACAAAGTGGTCAAG CTTTGGGACATGACGCCTGTGGTTTCATGA